The following are encoded together in the Brassica napus cultivar Da-Ae chromosome A9, Da-Ae, whole genome shotgun sequence genome:
- the LOC106351540 gene encoding CLAVATA3/ESR (CLE)-related protein 43 — protein sequence MGCRDVLLTFYVALLLIFLFQVWLFREGQVRELSEDNHLGRDRNTLVSKNKKDDDDVQRLFQRYFKGSSFGLNNNNSNTRFEDSDRKIPSSPDPLHN from the coding sequence atggGTTGTCGAGATGTTCTGTTAACTTTCTATGTGGCTCTCTTGCTCATCTTTCTGTTCCAGGTCTGGCTTTTCCGGGAAGGACAAGTCCGGGAACTGTCCGAAGACAACCACCTCGGAAGAGACAGAAACACTCTTGTCTCCAAGAACAAGAAGGACGACGATGATGTTCAACGGCTCTTTCAAAGGTATTTCAAGGGATCATCCTTTGGtctaaacaacaacaacagcaacacTCGCTTTGAAGATTCTGATAGAAAAATCCCTAGTTCCCCAGATCCCCTACACAACTAG